A segment of the Salminus brasiliensis chromosome 5, fSalBra1.hap2, whole genome shotgun sequence genome:
CATGGTTCTCCCAGCTACTCAGCGCGGTGGACTTCCTGCACCAGCAGAACATCGTCCATCGCGACCTCAAATTAAATAATGTTctgttgacctttgatggtcaAATCAAACTGGCCGACTTTGGTTTAGGATGCTTCTCAAGAGGCTTCCCTGACCTATGCAAGACATTGTGTGGAAATCCTTACTACCGTGCACCTGAGATAAACATGCGTCAGAGGTATGATCCAAAGAAGAGCGATGTGTGGAGCCTCGGAGTGATTTTTTATGCCATGGTTACTGCGTCCTTGCCATTCTTTGACCCCTTAGAGGCTATGATCCCAATTCTCCAACGGAGACCCTTGGAGTATCCAGAGGAGGTGGCAGTGGAGGAACCCTGCAAAGCCTTCATCTCCTACATGCTGCAGAAAGATCCTGTCACTCGGCCTTCAGTGAAAGAGGTGGCTGGGTACCCCTGGCTAAAATCAAGGCAAGAACTTTAAGTCGAACGTTGTGCTGGATATCAAGTCCAAGCTCCatgtttatatacatttaattatataccaaatgtttgtggacacccattctaatgaacacattcagctactttaagttacatacacacacagcttgtctagtcagtttagagaagtaccgccaatagaataggactctctggagcagataaacatgaacctatttgcaccatgccgcctaatgccaggatgggctacaggggtataaagccccccagcattgagctgtggagcagtggaagaactgtgttctctggaatgatggtggtgctccacccagtgcttttgggatgagttggggagttggggatgatgaggtggggtggtgatcatcatccaacatcctgacctccctaactaacgctcttgtggttgaatgcaatcaaaccctcaaagcaatgctcctgccaaaatctagtagaaaatcttcttctcTGGGCAGTGAGACTGTTTTtttataaactcttttttataaccttgatttcagaagaaacaatgaatgaacaggtgtcccaatacttactCTACTACCATGTAGAGTAGATAAAGTAGTGTCAGCTCACTAACAATAAGTACATTTCTCTGTCTACTATCTCCAGAGTTATCGGCAGGTTTTTAGTGGTACCCGTTGATGAAGAGGATGGGGGAAGCTGCTCTCATCAAGAGGTCCTCCCGCTCCAGGAGGACGACTGCAGTGGAGCTGGAAGCGTAGAGGTCGTGGGGGAGAAGATTGGCTGCTTCAGCTGTGCTTCACTTAAGAAGGCAACTCAAACCTATGTTGCAGCACCGATCCTCAGAGCTTCTCG
Coding sequences within it:
- the LOC140556625 gene encoding testis-specific serine/threonine-protein kinase 6-like, producing the protein RENMETDDILTFFGYNVLSVIGEGTYGTVKLASSERHPNQVAIKIMDYEAKSQELTILRRVKHPHIVQVHEIIEMQERVYIVMEAAATDLLHHIVKTGPIPTDQAKTWFSQLLSAVDFLHQQNIVHRDLKLNNVLLTFDGQIKLADFGLGCFSRGFPDLCKTLCGNPYYRAPEINMRQRYDPKKSDVWSLGVIFYAMVTASLPFFDPLEAMIPILQRRPLEYPEEVAVEEPCKAFISYMLQKDPVTRPSVKEVAGYPWLKSRVIGRFLVVPVDEEDGGSCSHQEVLPLQEDDCSGAGSVEVVGEKIGCFSCASLKKATQTYVAAPILRASRALQRRIRKFFKRTSMVHDCSSSSQQGARHSASSTESPASSCFEQRREDGTPDILLHEPVVETEAVEAQPTMRQGNRRLRFLKFKILKKMNRVHPL